In Episyrphus balteatus chromosome 4, idEpiBalt1.1, whole genome shotgun sequence, the sequence gctcacaatgttatttgttttgtttgggttgtttaaaaaaaaacaattttaacaattATCAACACTTGCTATGAATATTTAActtgattgtaaaaaaaatattttaaaaaattcactaCACAATTCACTGcagttgttttgaaaaagaacaaattatttttagcAAATTAATCCACCATTaatttaagttaaccttttcaAAGTGCAGTTGCAGTCGTTATCTTGGACAGTTAGTATATTAAACATAAACATTATATTCATCTCTTTCCCACATATatacaaattgaatttaaattgtaaaatataGCAATATTTGTAATGCTGtatatgttttttcttttttcaatgattttctCTTTCATATCTAATTGGGTGGAGGGTTGTAAAAATTTATAGGGGtattcacaaacaaaattcaattttaggttcaaatattttattgaaacaatTTTCTCCCAAAAAATGTTAGTTCCCAATCTGTTGTCTAAAAGTTGATTTGCATGAATTCCCAAAATTTTTGAAGCCGTTTTCCTTAAAACTACAATATATTacctaaaaattataattaattaatatacaTTTACCACACCATTAacatataattataaaaaaaaaatgtgaactcattgtttattttcagagcaccagcaacagcagcaggcGAATAAAGATTGGGCCATGACTACACAGTGTTGTtccaattttacattttcatcCCTCTTGCCAACAACCTCACAGGTTAGGTTATCGGAAAATCACTATTCAGCGAAGCACTTGCGCTATTGCAGAGTAGCAATGCTATAGCTCTAGACCCGGCGATGCTGCTTTCGGATACCATAATAAACAGCAATCGCATGTTGTTCCACTTGAACCAGGAGTCCCAGGAACGAATCTCGTCCAAGatagactgaaaattaaaatcattaatAATATCTATGtgtaacaaaaataacaattccCATTCAAACGGTGGCGAAGGAAGTGGGGGAGTCACATTAGATACGACACCAGCTTTGTCACCTGTTGAGTCGGATCAGCCAATAAGTCCATTGGCGATCGTATACATTAAATGTGCTAAAAATTGAAACCCAAGAGACCCAAGTCTCTTCTTTAATCTCAAATTAATTTGCAGtaataaacaataattttcaatttattccgAAACTCGATACTGAAACATCAACCTTACAATACTTATGGTTAGACGGTGTTCGCATCCGGAATCAAAATATAATGTTTCGGTGGCATGGAAACACATTTACTTTTGGTGTGCATAGCAGAATATTCCAGTCGGCTTAGATGAAGCTGTTAAATAACTGGCAATGTTTTAATTCGAGTTCGAAGGTCAAAATTGTCTAGAAACGCTTGGAAGGGAGTGAAGCCGTTTGCAATGTCAATGAAGTCAATCTGATTGAAAAGTTATTAAAAGGGTAATTTAAGACAcatatttaaaagaattttgtattaattgaaaatctgtttttatccTTTCTTTCAGATCATCATCTGACCTCTTAGAACTTAGATGATAGTCAAACGATTAGATTAAATGGAAGCAAAAGTTatattaataattaataataattataagaagaaacaaattgtaaatataATGACAGTAAATTAAATCAACGCATCCCAAAAGCATTTGATCCTCCTCGCGGTTGTGTTGGAGCGTCACCTGCTATTGCCTTTTAAACTCATATAATATCGCTTTATACAAataattattgaaataaaaatgtatacacatttgtatgtacatacaaaataatttaatttttttctgctcctggttattttctaaaataaatgcAGTAAGTACTCTCTGCTCTCAAGTTCAAGTGGTGCATTTAAACATTGGCAAGTTTTCCTTGAAGGAACCACTGACCTCAATGCAAtagcaatttttgtttatgcaaaaaaaaatctattcatatagttgttcaattaaaaacgaagaaaaaataacaacaataataaaaaattatttttattttaaattgaacgTATTCAAAATAGGTTTATTAttcaaaagattaaaaatttaatctgcGTAACAGTATTCAGTATAgtatttaaacaattcaatttgaaagttataaattaatgtaattTCATTAGACGCAATACGGCTTCATCATtcgttttatatatataatttgtaATATAATCGCCAGGATCCTGATGCACCTGCAGgcctggtgttttttttttttttttaaactttcatgTTTTTTCACTTGAATCTGGTGATTTATCAACGCCTGCATTCGTATGATCTAGCATCATGATTCTTACGGCCACAGGTGCTGAAGAATTGTCTCCACTTCTTTGTtgcttttttgttgttctttggCATTAACCTGatagaaaaacatatttttattaaaaaaatcatgctAAACGATTAAATACCTACTTACCTCATTGCCTGCCTCAGCGGAATCTGTTATGGGATAATTATGTTGAAAGTGATTCCACCGACTGCAATCTCCCGAATTGTAATCACCAGATTATCATCTTTTCCGCTCCATCTCTTTCTCTACCAGAAGATTGCCTATTGCGTCCAACATCAATGTCAGACTTATGGGaatgcattttttcaaaaatgctctcAATGTCTGCTTGCAATATTGAAGCTGTGTTGTTTGCATTAGAGCTCATTACCATGCCGCTGAATTACTTGTATCCTTGCCTTCACCACAAATAAAACTCTCGCTTACACTGGCCGATGATGTTGAGGATTTTGTGCTTACACCCGCAGTTGaatcaattgattttaaagACGTCTTCTTGAAGAAGGTCAGCCAACATATGTATATGACATGTGATGAATCGAATTGCTTTGGAGTCCACTCCAGCCGCAGATGACTCTGAGAGCCTcgtctttttattttcaacagcTTTTTCGTAGTTACAACATGGGGCTGGGCTGGTTGCATCTGTTGATATTGTTGCTGTTGGGGCTGTTTGTTGTATCTTGGGAAACGACAAAGAGCAAGTTCCACATTTAATGATATTGGACTGATGAGCTTTAGCGGAGAAAACATTCGTTTTCTCATACATCATAATCGAGACGCGACCGCACAACGATTTCGGACGACAACAACACGATggtaacaaaatatttaattccgaataagttttataaaaattacgtTAACACGAcactaatattttatttgtatgaactcttttttaagatttttgtattgctttttatgtatttaattgtattaaacagaaagaaaacattgaaatgcgaaagaaaattgtttgtttacaaaaaaaaaaaaatggctgacAGCTTGACGTAAACAAAACTATTTCCAATTTGTGAAGGCTAGGTGGCGCTAGTTTCTTCCGTCCTGTATATTTGGTTGCAATTTTTGACCACTACGGCGCTAGTAGTATATCCTCCAATCGCCAATAAGAATTAAGGTAATTGTTGAACATGAATATTTATTTCTGTACCTACTTAATTTtagagttttatttatttatgagtttacttttcttttttatgaaattgttatttatattttcttatccctatatttttcttaaatttaaaatcaaaagacGTAATAAGAAACAGATAtttgtaagcaaacaaaaatataaaagtacgTACAAAAAAGTATTGAACTGCTTTGGGACTCGAACCCTGGACCTCTGGTGCAAAAGACAAATCGTTCAACGATGTAACACCCTGAACGCTTTTTCGTGCATGCAGCCGGcattcatcgatttataagacgatATCatagcagggttgtaaaaatatcaatttaaaaaaaatggttttcaaataaaaaaaaatatttattgcaaataaaaaaatttgcattgaaaaaaatatttattgcaactgaaaatatttgcattaaaaaaaaatattataactgaaaaatattagcattgaaaaaaaaaattattgcaactaaaaatattttgcagggttaaataccaattaaaaaaaatgcatttcaaattaaaaaaaaaaatatttattgcaaataaaaaaatttgcattgaaaaaaaatatttattgtaactgaaaaatatttgcattaaaaaaaaattattgcaaatgaaaaatatattaaaaagaaaaaacaatgcTAAATGTGTGcattagtattaaaaaaaatatgtaatgcatacattttgcaatcatttttttttttaatttgaaaaccatttttgcaaaatatttttcagttataataggtattatttttttttttaatgcaaatattttccatttgcaataaatattttttttttcaatccaaatttttttatttgcaataaatattttttataaattttgtaatgaagagcaaatgcattaaaaataaaatgattttttaaaaccctGTATCACAGATAGATTGTCTACGATTTTGCTCATATTGGTTCATAATTTGAGcacgttgttcttttttttatgaggtTTTCGTCGGAGCACATATCTAAGCAAATGAGCAGGAAATGACCAGTGCCGTTAAATTGAAACATCACCATTTCAGATGGGCCCCAACTATTCTATTGCTTAGACCAACGGTTCTCAACCTTTCAAAGTATGCGGAcccctaacaaaaaaaatttcagctggcGGACCGCTTTcaagaataaatttaatttattattatgtgTAAGAATCATTCAATTAACAATTATACACTGCTGCTGACTGTAAATCCTGCCATATTGGGCCGAAGCGACattaaatggtaaaaaaattaaattgaaaaataaaaaaaacataggtaccCCCAATGCAAAAGTTGCATTGGatccaaaaaagtataaaaagagtttttttaatttttaaaatgaccgCAAAGGGTCGCGGTAACGCATTcgctttgaaaattgaaaaacaaaaaaacaaattggctTATAAAacacgtttatgaaaacacccatacttgaattttttttttttatttaatgaattttgcattttgtttattttttttttattaattaatgcaTTTATTGTTCTGTAAAAAGCCTCCATTAGTTATTCCTTCTTGCAATTGAAACCTGAAAAAAACGAGCATAAATAACAAATGATAGGTCAGGGCTTAcggagtaaaaatattttttaattattatttttcagtttaaaactttagtttactaattttttacgtataattaattagtttacttccttaatatattttatgtaATTCATTTACAGTACCAACTCTGAAGTGAAACATTTTAATACAATGCAAGAAAACATAACACGACCCCTAGCGGtgggaaaatatattttaaaaaatcattgaatCTAGCATGGggtagaattttgaatttgcagAAAATTAGTTTTCGCTCCGGTAGTAGGCAGCAAGTCCATGTCATTATATTGAAAAACACTTCGTGATCCTTAAGTAATTAAAATTACATTCATATATGTATCTATTATTGAGAGGGGTAAGAAAATGCAATACGagaaaattagttaaaaagatcttcttcttctccattatcgacgatagtcatgatctcggatggggtcacaactctcccactctactgcttcacactacggctccgcatgtggggttcggttaaaaagataaaaagaacAAAGTTTGTTTAGCGTCACATTACAATAATGTTAATTACGTTTTTCTGATGCTTTATGGAAAAGCTGACGCGGACCCTCTGAATTTTTTTGCGGACCCCCGGGGGTCCGCGGACCACAGATTGAGAACCGATGGCTTAGACGATATgcactctaaaaaaaatttagggtaGTTTCATATACATATAGAGATGATGCCAGCCCGGGATCCCGGtacattttttgaattgtaCCCTGAATTTTCGGGATTAGTTCCTACAAAATTCGCATGATTTTTATCATGCAGCTAAATTAACTTACctactttaagcaaaaaatagcaaattttttggatgaaattatAGCTAAGTGGCGACCTTGTCCTGATGTTATAATTCTCATTTCtctctttattatttttgaaagcttaGTAAATCTTCCAAATATTATAAACTGTCGCTATATAAATTCTTCTATCAAGAAGTTAAaccgttttatatttttaaaagaaaaaaatctttatttcttcttttctcAACGTTTCGTCGTTATTCGCAACTTCTCCAGCAATTATTTAATAGATCTTTAATTGAACGATTTTTGattaaatgatttcaaatgATTTTGACCCCAACACAAAGtgtgccatttgatttcttgtaagtATAACatgataagaaattaaaaaaaaattaaaattttccaacaattttcaaaaaaaagttgataccgaaatttagaaaaaaatcttcggcgttttcaaaaaatttatttttcaaaaaaaaaaaatttatatttttttaaaaatccaaaaatgtgttttttgaaaattttgtaaatttttaactcttgtgttcaaaaaaaaaatttgttttatatttaaaataaattgcacgactggggtcgcacgtacttgctcttagagttcaagttgcttaaattttaaagactttttatatagaaatttggaaaatctaaatatatgggaaagaaaaaaaaaaggaaattcgtttttttaaaaaataatataaaatctgaaatcaaattgccccccaaaacaagtatgcagttttgactgatatactaacatgcatttttagaaaaaaaaatttcaaaatcgttagagccgttttttaaaaaactaattttttataaataatttcttggaaaaaaagttttaaaataaaattggtatgccattttgtagaaatcactgatcaacatctaaacacaaaatttcaaaaaaatttaatgtcccgttttcgaaaattggatttttcaaaaaaaaattttcaaaatttttttaaaaatccaaaaagtatttttttcaaaattttgcttttggcttatatttaaattatataaattcttcatcacaaaaagtttcgttgaaatagaataagcactttcggagataatcggattaaaaaaaaaacggttctatggcaggtaccgttaataatgattttcaaaaaaaaaaattttcattagaagatagaccttgtcttaaaacttacatttgaattttttaaacaaaatcgttggagccgtttttgagcaatttcaactttactaaaatcggtatatgacaagtaccgttatttttggtccaaaaaaattaattccaaaaacccctctggagagtcgccaaataacgctacacaccaagtttgacattaatcggtccatccgtttaggctgtagctccttatacagacagacagacagactgacagactgacagactgacagactgacagactgacagactgacagactgacagactgacagactgacagactgacagactgacagactgactgacagacagacagacagacagacagacggacttccgggacccacttttttggcattctctaccatcgtaatgttatggaaaaatattatctcaacttttttttttgtacgaatacataacttgttataatagtacctatatcgcaagtaaaaattggtcTTACTTGAAGCAttacatttgaataaaaatcgttagagccttttttgaaaaaaaattacttttctctTTTGCTTATAATGGTATTTACCGTTATTTATGGTTCTATAATTATCTGTTGACGcacaagtttgaagaaaatcgctccagtAGTTTTAAATGTAGTGCAAGGTATTGTTGTCTcgagttcgtttttttttttttacgaaccCTAAGCTTGCCCTTAAACCACAAAAACCAGtctattttttgcaaaaaaaactcaatgttGCTGAAAATTATCTGTcgatagaatacattttttttttcaaataccgttaTTATAAgactgatttttatttaactaacattcTCAGAAAGGAATGAGccaatttcaacgatttttttctatacaaaacaATTATTAACTTCAACACCCCCAAATATTTTGAGTTATGAATCAATAAACCAACGTTTACACATttttcctttatttcaaaagtacctacccgaatatttaaaaaaatttatacttctctataaaaaaaaaattcttttctttccaatagaaaaaaaaaaacaaaatatttttcaacttacaagttgtaaaaatttatttataactgtGAATGAATATAAAAAGCATAAatgaattatttgttttttttttttttatttgttttgttttataaaaaaagcgtAAGTGCGAACGTTATACATTTCTTATTTCCTTAATTTACAGActagagactttttttttgttaattgctTCTCCTGGTTACATAGATTCTTAATAACCTACACCATTGCCGATGATTTTGATTTCCGTTTCAATTCAAATCTATACAATGACAATCCAAATTGATGAACAAATGCCGAAAATTGCCTACTCAAATAAGCAACCGATAGAAAATCCTCTCTTCCATCGAACACTTGACAGGTTCCTTTCAAATCATCTTTCGGTGTATTCACATCACACGGATGTCTACCAAATGGATTTGGTAATGCTTCagttgataaatgtggataaaagACTTTTGTCAATTCATAATCAATTGAAGTCATATTAGATTTATAGACAACTTGATTCAGTTGATCAGTCAAACTTGCTGGAATCGCCAAATAAACATGATATCTTAATTTCTGTAATCTCTGTTTGGTCTCACAGTGATTGATGATAATTTTCAATTTGAGTATCAACTTGTACAAATCAGTACTTCCATATTCGTAAAGATAAAAATCCTTTCTATAACGATACTTTTGTCCAGTTCGTCGATTTACTCGAGTCAATCCAGTACTCGGAATGTTGACAAAGCTCAATGGGAAGCTATATACATGAGAGGTGATCAAATGTAGATTTACATCAGGTGCTTTATTCTGCATTGCAGTTTCAAAATGCTGTGTCAGAGGAAATACACCAGATTGATGAAGAAAACCGAAGAAAATAAGCAAAGCTATGTTCAGGGTATACCAAGTTTTCAAAAGATACTTGGCACTCGCTCGACTGCAAAGGAACTTCTCGTAGAAAAACCGAAGAAACGGATGATCTTCTTTAAACGGATAAGCTGTACAAAAGCCAGTTACCAATTTCGGTGAATGAAGGAGAATTATTGGGAATGTAAATGGAATCAAAAAACGAGGCTCTTGATGATTAATAAGCGACATAAAGAATACCGGCGCAAAGATCGATGCCGACATAAGACCAACAATCGATTGAGCTCTAGGCAAACCCTGATATTCAGCTTTAAAGAATCGCAACATCTGCTGACCAAAAGCAACCAAAGTAATCACCCCCAAAACATTGTAAAGCAGAGGAATATTAACCAGCAAATGGATATACCGAGGATGCAATCCATGTTGAGCAGTCTTATCTGAATCGATGTTGTATTTAATAAAGTTCCATGGAGTAAAAACGAAATTATTAATGCTAACTTGAAACATATGAATTTCGCCAAGTGTCAGGTACTTGTAGTAAAATGAATCGATAAGTGTAAAAAGCAATATCGCAGGAATAGCTGAAAGGCAAAATAAACCCATTCGCATGTTAAAGTGCTTAAAGCTAACCGATTTTGTGCCCATTCCTCGGAGCATCCAATAAAATACCATTGGAGCTCCAAAGAGCAGAAACGTCGGTCGATTAAAGACTCCAGCCACGCAGAGAGTTGACATTAGCAAGAGGCGGTTATAATTGTGGGTAGGAAGAGCATTTTTAAGTTTCCAAATCTTTACTTTCTCTCCAATGGAATCGGCTTTTTCATAACGTTCTTCCAGGAATTCTCTTTTGTAAATCACAGTATTGGAATGAATCATGCATTCGGCGACGAGATACAAAAGGACGGATGTTATAGCCATTTCAATGGAATTTGAAAATGTCCGTGTGCCAAATATCAACATAATGTGAGAGCTTCCTAGAGCTAAGAGACGGATTTCATAACGAAGATTGTATAATTGACAAACCTTATACAGACTCCAATCGTTGACAAACGACAGAGCGCACATAACGAGTCGAGGAAAGACGAGGTAGGTGTAACTGCAGATGATGTCAATTCCAAAGAATCCTCGAAGATTGACAGCGAGTATTTCGAGAAGATTCAGAGGTAATTTGAGTGTCAATTGGGAGACTGCAACGCTGCGTAGTGGGAATGTACTGTTGTATTCCCAACTGCGAATGTGTTCGAGTTGGAAATGTTCTcctgtaaaaaattaaaaataatttctttcattgtcttgtgtttatttttattggagTGACGTAagatttatacctcggaatcaaGGGAAAGTCAAGTGATCTTTATATAAACTTTGGAAATATGTTTTTAATAGTATGTAtgtagaaaatgttaaaaaaaaatttttgtccgcttttaatttttaataattttaattatttttcggactttttctttatttatattaGTTTAAAGTTATGTCTTAGAAAGGAGAACTGTAATAAACTTAATCTTCGGCCTCAAAAGACTGCAGAATTAATGATGATTGGTTGTGAGGAGACAGAAAAGGACAACAGGATGGGTGTTGTTATAACTATAACACTAGTTTTCaaagttatacttttttttgactaaactaaactatacttttcaaATGGTTTTCGGTATGTTGAACTTGAATCAGAACTCAGAAAAATCTAATCAGCTcgtgtttttgaaatattaccgttagattTATAAATCGTTCTTTGAAACAGATTATTAATAAgaaaaagctaataaaaaagGTTTACCACTGCTGATTTGATGAATTCATCAAAAACTAGATACCTACTGCGTTTTAATAGTTTTTGgtgttttagttgttttttgtaGAACAAAAAGATATGTATTTAAATAACATAACAAAAATACAGAATTTAAAGTTAAGAAAACGAACTACACTGAAAATTGTATCATATGCCAAAAATAGTGAAATCATatcattaaatataattttattttgcttttttagtatttttggagttttagttgttttttttttaaacaagcttTATAGGCTTttgattatgtcaaaaaaaaaacatggcaaAAAGGAActaaaggaactaagacgttcacgggttttaattgcaggaatcgttcaatgggttataaaagaagataaaacagcggagtgctattaaatgagagggtggaaactgaagatgtgggtgcaaaagccccctttttgtttttttttttttttttttgttcaacataCCTcgtaaacaaagaaaaattttgatatattgtatTAAACactctttgtagagaattaaactATCAGAATAATgttctttaaaaattgaaaaaaaaaaaaaattccataccaaaacagtcgaagcaaacctaaaaaaaaatggaattttttgagttttttttttgcttttttggttgTAGCTCTTTATTGGACTGAGATAGGTATAAGCATTTCTCtgataaaaaaagaagtttaacaGCCTTATTGTAATTTACAACTATCagtcgatagttgataaatTCTGAAATTAGGGATTTTTAAACCCAATTTATAGAAAAACTGgtcaactttttaattgaattttttgattagaTTTCATTTAATAACGGTTAGGACAATTCcctgctttcaaaacttttcttaattaagtaataaaaatatattttaatttaatgttaatCAACTGTCGTTTGATAGTTGCAAATCGCAATAAAGCTGTAAATTTCGTTAAAAATGATgggcatattaatttttttattgaaaattaactgAAGTACCTATGGCTATTCGaacctatttttacttgctttatagggcaagtattggtttcgtgtagaaaaaaaaatcgcgatttcaaatttggtgtgcggaatactcttattgattcaaacaaaactgcgtttttagtttttctcaaaaaatgcggagaacggaaatatggcgttgccgtttttcaaaaattgacatattttttaagttcatatattttatcaaagcattagttgaagcgtttggatgaagaagggggtaagtgacattttttcgattttcggttttttctgaaaaataagGATGCCTTGCGAAAACTTAAATTTCCGTCTAATCTACGTCACGCTACGATTAGTATTTTCTAATTTAGAGCTTTCATTTTTGGTATAAAGGGGTTACTTACAACTAAAAATCGTATAATATGAGTGGAAGAATGGGGTAACAGCACTTAACTCCTTTttgggtgaaaaaaaattaaaggaacaaatgATGTTCATACCAAGGGAACACCACTGGTTTTATGAAAAAGCTTTATCGGAACCATGCGAACAGAAAACaactattcaaaataaaaagaaaaaaaatgaattttgttacttaacccctttgtattcttaaaaattcaaaatacttaTATCTAAGCTTTTTGTGAAAGAAAGAGTTAACTGctctttttctgaaaaaaattgtttttttaaatataccgagctactgttttgaaataaaagtaacattgctaaaaagctattatttttcttgttttattagtttattcaattttattaagattggaatacgaaaaaagttctcaacaaaaaacaaaagtccTTATATCTCGAAATGTTGCAAATGTCACTTACCCCCTTTTCATCCAAACGCttcagttattttatttaaaatttacagagatcattaagtataaaagttaaaaaaaatatttttaaaaacatttttgaaaaagaaaatttttttaatttaatttttaaacttttgatttttttttttttttctacaaaatcttaaatttccaatactCAAAAACTATTACAGACCGGGAgcacacagcaaattttgggagtggaggtataaccaatatgtgagtatgcagtcttatagccttatgcgttctaataacgtattcaaaagtctggcagctttaaatcgcggctttatatggttttcgggggGGTTAACAATTGCGAGATTTCCAATTATTGTGAGGAGGctaaattaacataaaattacATTCTGAATATATGAACTGATGCTCTGTCGTTTTCCCTAAGCTTGAAGTCATTAATCTTGACGATGTCATCATGtttggagacttttctgtttatttttttgtttgttttattgaattcCAAACTCTCCAAGGACGGAGCTGATATGGCTTGTTGAAAAAAAGCTtctatcttgagttctatttgtTGCATCACCGAGTTAAAGCTATTTAGGcttaggggaaatgacagaCTATCAGTCTTCATATTCTGAATGTGAATTTGTGTTAAATCATCCTACTCATATAAATTGGAAAACTTGCGTTATTTAACTCCCTGAAAACCATATAATTCCGCGATTCAAAgttgccagacttttgaattcgttataagAACGCATAAGGGTATAAAACTTCATACTCACATTTtagttatacctccactcccacaATTTCCTGTGGGCTTTCGGTCTATTTAGTATTGCAGTAATACAACACTCGTTATACAGATTCATTGACTTTTCCTGGATTCCTAgagtctacaaattttatgccTTAAGACACTACactattaagaaaaaaacattatttaccaataaatatttctgtagatTGAAAAAACTCATCTGGATGAACGTAACCAAGTTGTGgaataaaaaccaaaactattcGAAGT encodes:
- the LOC129919050 gene encoding GPI mannosyltransferase 4, giving the protein MRVTKYFESFMRKNKNTADEHWCTYLFFCVLRIVLVFIPQLGYVHPDEFFQSTEIFIGEHFQLEHIRSWEYNSTFPLRSVAVSQLTLKLPLNLLEILAVNLRGFFGIDIICSYTYLVFPRLVMCALSFVNDWSLYKVCQLYNLRYEIRLLALGSSHIMLIFGTRTFSNSIEMAITSVLLYLVAECMIHSNTVIYKREFLEERYEKADSIGEKVKIWKLKNALPTHNYNRLLLMSTLCVAGVFNRPTFLLFGAPMVFYWMLRGMGTKSVSFKHFNMRMGLFCLSAIPAILLFTLIDSFYYKYLTLGEIHMFQVSINNFVFTPWNFIKYNIDSDKTAQHGLHPRYIHLLVNIPLLYNVLGVITLVAFGQQMLRFFKAEYQGLPRAQSIVGLMSASIFAPVFFMSLINHQEPRFLIPFTFPIILLHSPKLVTGFCTAYPFKEDHPFLRFFYEKFLCSRASAKYLLKTWYTLNIALLIFFGFLHQSGVFPLTQHFETAMQNKAPDVNLHLITSHVYSFPLSFVNIPSTGLTRVNRRTGQKYRYRKDFYLYEYGSTDLYKLILKLKIIINHCETKQRLQKLRYHVYLAIPASLTDQLNQVVYKSNMTSIDYELTKVFYPHLSTEALPNPFGRHPCDVNTPKDDLKGTCQVFDGREDFLSVAYLSRQFSAFVHQFGLSLYRFELKRKSKSSAMV